AACTCGCCGAGGGCGCGCGCCCAGGCGAGGACGGCGCCGGCGCCGATGCCGGGGGCGATCAGCGGCAGGGTGACCCGCCGGAAGGCGGTCAGCCGGGAGGCGCCGAGGGTGGCGGCGGCCTCCTCGTAGCGCGGGTCGGCGGCGCGCAGCGCGCCCTCCACGCTGATCACCAGGAAGGGCATCGCGACGAAGGTCTCGGCCACCACCACACCTGCCGTGGTGAACGGCAGGGTCAGCCCGAACGCCGAGTCCAGCCAGCGGCCGACGATGCCGTTGCGGCCGAGGACGAGCAGCAGGGCCACACCGCCGACGACGGGGGGCAGCACCAGCGGCAGGGTGACCAGGGCGCGGACGATCCGCCGGCCCGGGAGCTCGGTGCGGGCCAGCATCCAGGCCAGCGGGACGCCGAGCACCAGCGACACCGCGGTGGCCGAGGTGGCGCAGATCAGCGAGAGCCGCAGCGCCTGCCACACCTCGGGGCTGGAGAGCTGTTCGGGCAGCGCGCTCCACGGTGCCCGGACGAGCAGCCCGACCAGCGGCAGGACGAGGAAGGCCAGCCCGAGCAGGGCGGGCAG
The Kitasatospora paranensis genome window above contains:
- a CDS encoding ABC transporter permease — encoded protein: MTAGTTAATRRPRSRRGRRVPYALLLPALLGLAFLVLPLVGLLVRAPWSALPEQLSSPEVWQALRLSLICATSATAVSLVLGVPLAWMLARTELPGRRIVRALVTLPLVLPPVVGGVALLLVLGRNGIVGRWLDSAFGLTLPFTTAGVVVAETFVAMPFLVISVEGALRAADPRYEEAAATLGASRLTAFRRVTLPLIAPGIGAGAVLAWARALGEFGATITFAGNFPGRTQTMPLAVYLAMESDPEAAIALSLVLLAVSIAVLAGLRERWTAGP